The sequence GCCGACGTAAACAAACTTCAGGCCTTCCTCCCTTGCTATGCGGTAGGCTTTTTCTATGGTTTCAATCGGTGTTGGCGGCAGTGTGAGGAGCTTATAATGGGGAAAGAACCTTGAAAAGTGCACTGGTGTGTCATCGCCAAGCTCTTCAACGACCCACCTTGCGAAGGCCCTTATCTCATCCTCGCTGTCATTTAGTGTAGGGATTATTAGGTATGTGAGCTCAACGTGAATTCCAAACTCTTTCTTGGCTATGATGGCCGTTCTTTTGCTTGGCTCAGCCCCTGGAACCTTTGAGACCTTTCTGTAAAACTCATCCCCAAAGGCCTTTATGTCAATGTTCATAGCATCAATATAAGGGGCTAGGTTTCTGAAGGGTTCTTCGTTTATGTAGCCGTTTGTTACGAGCACGTTTTTGAGGCCAGTTTTCTTGGCAACCTTAGCGGTATCAAAAACAAATTCGTACCATATCGTAGGCTCGTTGTAGGTGTAGGCTATACTCTCACACCCATAGTGTTGGGCTAACCTTACTATGGCCTCTGGAGTGGCGTCCTCCAAGTAGGGGAATGTTTCATCAGCCTGGCTTATCTCCCAGTTCTGACAGTGGATGCAGTGCATGTTGCATCCGACAGTTCCTATGGAGAATGCACAAGAGCCGGGGTAGAAATGGAAAAGGGGCTTCTTTTCGATAGGATCGGCCGCTATGGATGAAACCTTTCCATAATTGAGGGTATAAAGCCTACCTCCAATGTTTTTCCTAACTCTACAAGAGCCCCTTTGCCCCTCATCTATAATACAGTTCAAAGGACACAGACGACATCTCACCCTATTTCCCTCAAGGGGTTCCCAATACATTGCTTCTCTCATAGTCTCACCATGAGAAAATAGTACTCATAACAGTTTAAGTTTTTGGTTCAAAAAGAAATCAAGGAGAAAAAGAGATCAAAGAACTCTCTTTCTAAAAAGAAGGACTAGCGGAATTAGCCAGACAAGATGGACGGCAATTGCTGTAGGGAAGTTGCTGTAGTCGTTAAGTGGAATTCCTTCAAAGACCTTGTAAAGCCAGTATGTTGGCAGAAACGCTGTGAACTTGCTCCAGTCTGTCGAGAGGTTTCTCCAGACAACAACGAGCTTTATCAGCGGTGGCAGCATTAAGAACCATCCGAGAACCTTGGAAACAGTCAAAGCTTGCATCCTTGACTCTGAGAACACCGTGATGAGCAGACCATAAATCCAAACCTCGAGGACAAAAAGAACTACCAAAGCCAGAAGACCCTTTTGCGGAAGCTCTATGGCGAGGATTTTTGGGGATATGGCTGTTAGTATGGCAGTAGTTAAGGAAGCCCATGTAAGCCTGTAAGCAAGAAAAGCCTCACTTGAAATGGGAATCACCTGAAGGGCCTGTATGGTTTTGTCCTCCTTCTCGTCGGCCATCATGAATCCTGGTATCATCCCCAGTATCATGGGGATGAATAGCATTACAAGGAGCGCCAGTGTCGGGTAGTAAACTCCGATGCGATCCTTGAAGTATCTAACTATAAGAAGTAGAACGAGTATCATTGCCACACTGTAAAGGAGCATGGGGTCTCTACGGAGAAGCTTAAGGTCGGTCTTGTAAATGGAAGTGAACTTTTTCACAAAACTCATCTCAATCCCTCCACGGCGTATTTGTAAAACCTTATTTTAGCGATGTAATACGCTACACCTGCCCAAACAATTAAGGCTACGGCGGACCATGCTAATGTGTTAGTCGAGATTCCCTCGAAGGGCGCTTTGAAGAAATAAAGCCCGGGGTAGCTCGGTACGAGGTAGAGAACTTTCCAGATTTCGTTTGTCAGGTAGCCATGATAGTGGGCAAATGGGAGGAGTGAGATTATCAAAACCCCCATTATCGGAACAAAGTAATCATCAAGGTCGTAGTACTTTGCCGAAACCGCTATTCCGAGGAGCGTGTAAACTATGGAAACTAAGAAGACTCCCACAATCACATATGGAAGCCCATTGAGAGATCTTGTCCCAATTGCCATTATAAGTATGGCTCCGATAATTGATAGCATACTCAAAAGGAGTGTTTTAGCTAGAATATAGCTTCTCCAGTCTATCGGGGTTACCGCTAAAGCGCCTATCGCGCCGTCCTTCTTCTCGGCGAATATTTCAGTTCCTACGAACATGAAGCCAACCAATCCGGGTTCAAAGAGGAGGAAGATTGGCACCATCGTAGGGAGGTAGCGCTCGGGAAAGGCCATGAGCATGAGACCGTATGCTAATCCTATTAATATGTATATTGGGTAAACGTAGCTTCTCACCCCAAGGATAAGGTTTGTCTTGATTATGTTCCCTATCATACAAGCCTCCTCCCAGTCACCTTTAGGAATATCTCTTCCAGAGTGGGCTCTTCGGTGTTTATTCTCCTTATTTCATAGTTCTTCAAGATGTTCAGAAACTCCTCGTTTTGACCGATGTTTTCAAGCGGGAACTCCTTAACCACAACACTGCCATTGGCAACGTATTCCACTTTAACAACCCGCTTGCCCATTTTTACCTTGAGCTCACTCGGATTATCTACAAGCCTTACGGCACCATCGACGATAAAAGCAACCCTATCGCAGAGCTCATCCGCAACGTACATGTTATGGGTTGTCAAAAAGATCGTTTTTCCGTTTTCACGCATTTCAAGGAGCAGGTCTTTTATTTTTCTTGCACTTGCTGGGTCAAGACCCTCGAGGGGCTCGTCTAAGAACAATATTTCAGGGTCGGGCAGCAGAGCCCTCGCTAAATCAAGCTTCTTCTTCATACCCTTGGAGAACCTAGCCACGAGCTGATCCGCTTCTTTGTCAAGACCAACCATTTTTAGGACGTTCATTGGGTCGAGATGCTTCTTATAGAAGCTTGCAAAGAACTGGAGGTTTTCAAGAGCGGTGAGCCTTGAATAAACAGCTGGGAACTCAAACGACACACCGATTTTGTTGTAGTAATCTTTGCCCCATTCTCTCAAGTCTTTGCCAAAAACCCTGACTTCCCCGGTGTAGTCCTTGATGATCTTCACGAGAATTTTAACGGTTGTCGTCTTTCCAGCCCCATTTGGCCCGAGGAAGCCGTAGATTTCCCCTTCTTCAACTTCAAAGCTTAAATTCTCTACACCTCTAACATCGCCGTAATACTTCTTAACATTCCTAACTTCAATCACGGGCATGCTTTCACCAATTTAAAATGGGCGTTAGAAGTAGTTATAGTTAACCCCGCACATGTGCGGGTATTTGAGTATTAAAACAACTCAAACAAGAATCGACTTCAATCCCTCCAAAATAGCTACTTCGTTCAATCTTTTATCCCCAGTATAAAATTCATCCGCATTTACCCTCTTTGAGGAGAGTATCTGAAGGGCATCGGCTTGATATATGTGGTATTTCTCTATCAGTTGCCAGCTCTTTTCAATTATTGACGCATACACCGGAATAAGCTTTAATATCCCTAGTTGCTTCATTCTAAGAGTTTCAGAGAGAAATCTGGCTCTAACTAACTCATAACTATCTATATCAAGCCTTTCAAGCCTTCTTGCTTTATCAAGAACCCCTAGCACTTCACCTATATTCCAGAGGCTGAAGGAGAGCTTAACTTCTCCATTATACGCTTTTCTGTAGAGTTTAATGATTTTTTCGCTGTTCTTTTCCTTTACGTAACGTTTTATTATGGCGCTACTGTCCAAGTATACTGTTCTCCCGCTCATCCCGCATCGCCCTTACGAGCTCACTAACACTTCCCTTCACAACAATGGGTTCAAATTCAATTTTTTCCTCGAATTCTTTGAGCATTTTCCTCAAAGAATCTTCCACACCTAAAAGAAGCTCCTCTGAGATAATCTCTTCAAGAAGCTTACTTAAATCCTTTTTCTCTTCAGCAGCGTCTTTCTTTAGTTTCCACCATAGTTCGGCATCAATATAAATGCTGGTTTTGATTTTTCCCATAGCTCCCACTATAGGTAACTACCGAAAAGATGATTTAAAGATTTCGGTAAGAAGTTAGCCTATAAGCTCCTCGAAGACTTTCTTCTGGGCTTTCCTCAAATGCTCCTTCACTGTTGAGGGGCTCAGGTTCAGCATCTCGGCGAGCTCTCTAAGGGTTATCCTCCTCGGGCTGTCGAAGTAGCCGCTCTTGTATGCCAGGAGCAGTGCCTCAAGCTGCTTTCCAGTGAGCTTTGAGAGCGGGCTCTCTTCTGGGGAGTACTCCTCTATGCTCGCCAGCTCCCCGTGATACACTTTCTTTATCACTGCGATGACGTCCCCCACGAGCTCGTCCTCACAGATCACGTATAGATAAACTTCGCTGGATGTGAAGGTACCCTTCTCGAATATCACCATACCTTTCTTTTGAATATCAAAGATCTCCATGGCATTTTGGGGGAGAGGTGCCTCAAAAATGTTGGCCCTCGCGTAGAGGACGTAGTGGTCGTTTTTTGGAATTAGCTTGGCATCCTTAACGTGAGGAATTTCAAGGAGTTTTTTAACGATTTTTTCCGGATTCACATCTTCTTTGAACTTAATCTCCACGAGCTTCACTACATCACTCCCGATGAAGAAGTAGGTGTCCCCATAGCCCCACTCAACCAAGTCCATGAACCACTTAAAGGCGTTGAAAAACTCATAATTAATTCTATCCATTGGGATTTTGAACTTGATTCTTTTCATATGACATCAGAGATAATTGGAGAGCAAGGTTATTAATTTTGCTAAGGATTCTTAGTTGGGCTTTTGGGATGGCAGGAAATAGAAAAGCCTTGAGGAGCCTAAATTTCACTCCGAGTTTTAAGGATTTGCCAGATGCTCCCACCCCAAAATTGGCATCTTTTCGAGCTTTCCATTCCTCCTTAGGTAAACTCCCTCTCCTTTTTCAACCCTTCCAATCACTGCGAAATCAAAGTCAAGCTTATTTAAGTGCTCCTCGGGAATCGTAAAGATGAGCTCAAACTCTTCTCCGGAAGCTAAGGCAACCTCAATGGGGTCTAAGCCCAAGAGCTTAGCCACTTCAAAAACTTCCTCTCTTATGGGGAGCTTTTCTGTATCGATAATTATCTTTACTTTGCTCATCTCCGCTATTAAGTGCAATTCTTTGCTCATACCGTCGCTTATATCTATCGCGGCATTTGCGTATTTGCTTAACGTAGTTCCCTCCTTAACCCGGGCTTTTGGCTCAAGGAGCTTCTCATACAGTATTTTTCTTGTTTTCTCCTCAATATCGATACCTTCAAAGTATACCTTTAGCCCGGCTAAAGCCCTCCCGATGTCTCCGGTAACGCAAACCAAATCTCCGGGCTTTGCTCCACTTCTCGTGAGCAGCCTTTTAGTTTTTCCAAGGGCAATTCCATCTATTATCAGATCACACGCCTCATTGGTATCGGCGCTTATTATTGGGGTCTCATAAAACTCAGAAGCCTCGGCAATGCCCTCTGCAACGCCCTCAAGATAGTCCATGTCAGTATCCTTGGGCACTCCAAGAGAAAAGAGAAATCCTATAGGTTTTCCGCCCATTGCGGCGACATCACTTACGTTCATAGTGAACACTTTAAACCCAACCTGCTCCGGCGTCATTATATCGGGAACGTCCGTGCTTCTTACGAGCATGTCGTTTGTTGCTATGAGCCATTCATCGCCAAGATTTAACGCTCCGGCATCATCTCCTAATGGTAAATCACCCTGAAGTTTGAAGTGCTTTATGAAGAGCTCTATTATCACTCTCTCCACTTTAACCCCTCTCACTACTGGGACATGGATGTTAAAAAGTCTTGGGGAAAGGGATTTATATTTTCAAATCCAAACTTTTAGGATGGCTATGGTACGGGTAGAATCTCCAGGCAGGGTAAACCTTATCGGAGAGCACACGGACTACACATTCGGCTATGTAATGCCTATGGCGATAAACCTTTACACGGTTCTGGAAGGCGAAAAGGCACAGGAAGTCACCCTTTATTCTGAGCACTTTAAAGAGGAAAGGTCTTTCAAACCGGATCAGCTTAACAGAGAGAATGCATGGATAGACTACGTGAAAGGGATCTACTGGGTGCTCAAGAAAGAAGGGTACAGCGTAGGCGGTATGAAGGGAAAAATATCAGGTGATCTGCCCATTGGGGCGGGCTTAAGCTCTTCGGCAAGCCTCGAACTCGCGGTTCTAGAGTTCCTCAACAAGGCATATTCGCTCAACCTCTCCCGCCTCGAGATGGCACTGCTGGCAAAGAAAGCCGAGAACGAGTTCGTTGGAGTACCTTGCGGAATACTCGACCAGTTCGCGATAGCCTTTGGAAAGAAGGACCACGTGATCTTCCTGGACACTGACACGCTAAAATATGAGTACGTACCGTTCCCGGAAGACGTTTCGATGGTGGTATTCTACACGGGCGTGAAAAGGGAGCTGGCCTCATCGGCCTACGCGGAGAGAAGGGTCATCGTTAAAGAAGCACTAAGCATCCTTGGGAAGAGAACCTCAAAAGAGGTAAGCGAAGAGGAACTCTCAAGGCTTCCAAGCCTTTATGCTAGGTACTTAGGCTACATCGTGAGGGAGAACCGCCGCGTCCTTAAGGTCAGGGACGCTCTTAAATCCGGCGACATCGTCCGGGTGGGAGAGCTTCTCATGGAGGCGCACTGGGACATAGCGAGGAATTACGAGGTCAGTTGTGAGGAGCTTGACTTCTTTGTAAGAAAGGCCAAAGAACTCAACGCTTACGGCGCAAGGTTGACGGGAGCGGGGTTTGGAGGCTCGGCAATAGCTCTCGTGGACAGAGAAGAGGCCCAGCAGTTCGGCGAGAAGATTCTTAGGGAGTACAAAGAGAGGTTTCCATGGGAAGCGCGGTATTTTGTTGTAGAACCCGCTGAGGGGGTCAAATGATGAGGGCCCTCGTTTTCCACGGCAACCTCCAGTACGCGGAGATACCAAAGGCCGAAATCCCGAAGGTCATCGAGAAGGCATATGTTTCCGTTATAGGTTCATTGCTCAAGGAAGAAATCCCCTTCGGCCTTAATCTAACCGGATATACCCTGGAACTTCTTCCTCAAGAAGTCATTTCTCTCGTGAAGGATGGAATAGAGAGCGAGCTCATAGAAATAATAGGAACGAGCTACACCCACGCCATACTCCCTATATTGTCTCTCGACAGGGTGGAAGCTCAAATTCAAAGAGACCAAGGAAGTTAAAGAGGTCAAACTTGAGGTTTCTCCGGAGGGTTTCTGGCTCCCTGAGCTCGCTTATGACCCGATAATTCCTGCAATACTGAAGGACAATGGCTACAGCTATCTCTTTGCGGATGGGGAAGCGATGCTCCTTTCAAATCACCTTAATTCGGCTATAAAACCAATAAAACCATTCTACCCCCACCTCATAAAGGCCCAGCGCGGAGAGGGTTTCGTCTATCTCAACTATTTCCTCGGTTTAAGGGAGCTGAAGAAGGCCGTTAACATGACCTTTGGGGGCAAGGTAACGCTGGAAGCCGTA comes from Thermococcus aggregans and encodes:
- the amrS gene encoding AmmeMemoRadiSam system radical SAM enzyme — encoded protein: MREAMYWEPLEGNRVRCRLCPLNCIIDEGQRGSCRVRKNIGGRLYTLNYGKVSSIAADPIEKKPLFHFYPGSCAFSIGTVGCNMHCIHCQNWEISQADETFPYLEDATPEAIVRLAQHYGCESIAYTYNEPTIWYEFVFDTAKVAKKTGLKNVLVTNGYINEEPFRNLAPYIDAMNIDIKAFGDEFYRKVSKVPGAEPSKRTAIIAKKEFGIHVELTYLIIPTLNDSEDEIRAFARWVVEELGDDTPVHFSRFFPHYKLLTLPPTPIETIEKAYRIAREEGLKFVYVGNVPGHEGENTYCPKCGKPLIVRWGFTIEEYHIKDGRCEYCGEPIPVVGEYKKRHYRSMWW
- a CDS encoding ABC transporter permease, coding for MSFVKKFTSIYKTDLKLLRRDPMLLYSVAMILVLLLIVRYFKDRIGVYYPTLALLVMLFIPMILGMIPGFMMADEKEDKTIQALQVIPISSEAFLAYRLTWASLTTAILTAISPKILAIELPQKGLLALVVLFVLEVWIYGLLITVFSESRMQALTVSKVLGWFLMLPPLIKLVVVWRNLSTDWSKFTAFLPTYWLYKVFEGIPLNDYSNFPTAIAVHLVWLIPLVLLFRKRVL
- a CDS encoding ABC transporter permease; the protein is MIGNIIKTNLILGVRSYVYPIYILIGLAYGLMLMAFPERYLPTMVPIFLLFEPGLVGFMFVGTEIFAEKKDGAIGALAVTPIDWRSYILAKTLLLSMLSIIGAILIMAIGTRSLNGLPYVIVGVFLVSIVYTLLGIAVSAKYYDLDDYFVPIMGVLIISLLPFAHYHGYLTNEIWKVLYLVPSYPGLYFFKAPFEGISTNTLAWSAVALIVWAGVAYYIAKIRFYKYAVEGLR
- a CDS encoding ABC transporter ATP-binding protein; this translates as MPVIEVRNVKKYYGDVRGVENLSFEVEEGEIYGFLGPNGAGKTTTVKILVKIIKDYTGEVRVFGKDLREWGKDYYNKIGVSFEFPAVYSRLTALENLQFFASFYKKHLDPMNVLKMVGLDKEADQLVARFSKGMKKKLDLARALLPDPEILFLDEPLEGLDPASARKIKDLLLEMRENGKTIFLTTHNMYVADELCDRVAFIVDGAVRLVDNPSELKVKMGKRVVKVEYVANGSVVVKEFPLENIGQNEEFLNILKNYEIRRINTEEPTLEEIFLKVTGRRLV
- a CDS encoding type II toxin-antitoxin system VapC family toxin, with translation MSGRTVYLDSSAIIKRYVKEKNSEKIIKLYRKAYNGEVKLSFSLWNIGEVLGVLDKARRLERLDIDSYELVRARFLSETLRMKQLGILKLIPVYASIIEKSWQLIEKYHIYQADALQILSSKRVNADEFYTGDKRLNEVAILEGLKSILV
- a CDS encoding helix-turn-helix domain-containing protein, which produces MKRIKFKIPMDRINYEFFNAFKWFMDLVEWGYGDTYFFIGSDVVKLVEIKFKEDVNPEKIVKKLLEIPHVKDAKLIPKNDHYVLYARANIFEAPLPQNAMEIFDIQKKGMVIFEKGTFTSSEVYLYVICEDELVGDVIAVIKKVYHGELASIEEYSPEESPLSKLTGKQLEALLLAYKSGYFDSPRRITLRELAEMLNLSPSTVKEHLRKAQKKVFEELIG
- a CDS encoding thiamine-phosphate kinase, which codes for MERVIIELFIKHFKLQGDLPLGDDAGALNLGDEWLIATNDMLVRSTDVPDIMTPEQVGFKVFTMNVSDVAAMGGKPIGFLFSLGVPKDTDMDYLEGVAEGIAEASEFYETPIISADTNEACDLIIDGIALGKTKRLLTRSGAKPGDLVCVTGDIGRALAGLKVYFEGIDIEEKTRKILYEKLLEPKARVKEGTTLSKYANAAIDISDGMSKELHLIAEMSKVKIIIDTEKLPIREEVFEVAKLLGLDPIEVALASGEEFELIFTIPEEHLNKLDFDFAVIGRVEKGEGVYLRRNGKLEKMPILGWEHLANP
- a CDS encoding galactokinase, encoding MAMVRVESPGRVNLIGEHTDYTFGYVMPMAINLYTVLEGEKAQEVTLYSEHFKEERSFKPDQLNRENAWIDYVKGIYWVLKKEGYSVGGMKGKISGDLPIGAGLSSSASLELAVLEFLNKAYSLNLSRLEMALLAKKAENEFVGVPCGILDQFAIAFGKKDHVIFLDTDTLKYEYVPFPEDVSMVVFYTGVKRELASSAYAERRVIVKEALSILGKRTSKEVSEEELSRLPSLYARYLGYIVRENRRVLKVRDALKSGDIVRVGELLMEAHWDIARNYEVSCEELDFFVRKAKELNAYGARLTGAGFGGSAIALVDREEAQQFGEKILREYKERFPWEARYFVVEPAEGVK